A segment of the Sander lucioperca isolate FBNREF2018 chromosome 7, SLUC_FBN_1.2, whole genome shotgun sequence genome:
caaatatttagtttattttgagtgaGGTAATTGTAAATACCAATGTATGCATTAACAGCAGTACCACTAGTGAGAAGTAAGTCATCTCGACCTTTGTGTGAGTGGTTATGGATGCAAGTTCAGTCACATTTggtgagaattttttttttaaatgtaagtaaTACTTTAAGATCTTAGCAGGCAGTGAAGATGATTTATGACTAAACAAGGTTTTAATTTAAAGCATCAGGGCTGAAATAAGAGAGTCCTTACCTGTGACCCAGACAGAGAGAGCTCAGAGGCAAGCGACAGATTTCATCTCCTTGAAGTTCACAAACCGGTTGAGCATCAAGGATACATAGTCCGGCCCTTCTTACTCATGTGACTGCAGCACCCTATGGCTGGTCAGTCTATTGTTAGATAGggctctgtcacacacactgtctgtgtgtgggtgtgtgtgtgtgtgacacacacacacccacagacagacagacagacagacagacagacacagacacacacacacacacacacacacacacacacacacaaacatgtttacACACATTCTGCAGGTACATTCTTGCCATGGTAAAATATCATTCATCCATTCAGGCTTTCACCAGCCACTCACATTTCAACACTCCATAATTTCACAAGTGGTTAGGAGGGACATGAAGCAACATTACCTCCCAATAGCTAAAAACAAAGCAACAGAactatgaaatgtttttttttattcatttatttttattgctaAAGCAAACATTCAAACAAAGCAATCTAGCTCTGAAAGACtttcaatacatttttgcaGGATTCAACTCACGTGCACTGCTGACTGACAGAAATACCAGGGCACAATTTAAAGTTAATAACAGGCATTGATAAAACAGAGTGCATATTACCATTGTCTTATAAACCTTTTTCACTACTGCTGAAATGTAATGCAATACAATGCACATAAACTGCAAAGTTAGTGGCATGTAAACTAATGTTAGAAAAGCAAGACTGCTACCTGCCCGTTGAATTGAATTGCATTGCTTACACACGTATTCATAGACTTTGTTTGTGCTTATATTACATAATGTGATTTTATAAACTGccacaatgtaaaaaagaaaagtaacaaCCCCATGCGTTGTTGATAGAAAGGTTGAACTGCTTGCACACGGTGTTCCTCTGGCTGCAGTCCTGGGCAGAATGTGCCACTGGTATTATCTGGTCTGAGGTGGTGGATTTATGGGACCACTTTATACTAAGGCACACTTTATGAGGGGTTTATAAACTTTGTAACTAATGGTTCTCATTTTCTAGTACGCCATCAAGTCTGCATTAATAAATGCcaataattaataaaaagtttttttctttttacaataaTCCATCCAAAACTTGTGAATGTTTCTGGTTTGTTAAAGAACAGACAGGACTAACAGTTGCTAGCTGCTCAAGCTATTGCTAATTAGATTAATTAGATGGGGATATTTTTTGAGAAATCTTTGAGCTAATGGTGGCGCTAAATGAAAGGTTGGGGAATCATCAAAGATGTGATAATTCACCCGGAGGAAAACATTAATGTGTGTAACAAATTTCATAGCAATCCATTCCATAGCTGTCGAGGcttttcactcaaaaccagATGAACGCTAGATGAGAAGTCACAGGATCACTAAAGTTTGTGCCAATCCATGCAGTAgattttgagatatttcactggataagtGAAAAGTTTAACCTGCTGATGATGGAAGACTATTAACTGACTCAATTATGTACATGAACATTAAAAGAGCCTCGGTTATCACATGGAGTCAAAATAGTGACTATCATCTCAAAAAGCAGTGATAATGTatgacaataacaacacaaatgCTTACTATTGGGTTTAAACTATTAGACAAGACATGACAAGAAAAGCAGACATGTCAGTGTGGCTTGAAAGCAATATAACATTTAGGCACCCTGACAGCCATCGGAAATGTGTTACTTTGTTATCTGATTAAACAGATGGATACAATCCATTATACCTATTAAGCAATAAACATTTGGCACTTTGTCCTGAAAACCCTTACATCAATACTTTTTAAACTATTGAGGAAGAAACTGAGGAAAGATCTCTGTAGACGTTGATGCTGGAGTCACTCATCCTGGTCCCTCGTTTTTTCCTCACTCCGGTTTGAACTTCATGCGAAATACAGGTACGTTGAAGGGAAATGGATGCACATACAGTAGCAGAGCCTAGTGTTTGGTCAGGTGAGACTTCATTTAAATGGTGATGTCAATGGTTAGGGTCTCACGCCTgctaatagagagagagacagacattatAGATCTATTAGTCAATGCATCCGTTGATGTTGCATTTAGAACTGCAACTTCTCACGAGATTAGTCTCAGAGCTGTTAAACAATGCTCTTGTATTCATACTTCTCTATGTTTAtgctgtatgtgcatgtgtttgtacaTCAGAATCAGTTCTACTCATAGATATAGTTCTACTTTTGCTGACACATACTCTGCAGTCAAAGCCAGGACACTTCTGTGTGATTTAAAGCTGTAACTTTGTCATTTGCCCTTCATTCCTCAGCAGTCTATTTCTGATAAAGAAGCGGGGAGGTTACAAACGAGGATCACTATTTAGCACTATTTAACATTTTTCCATTCCCATTGTTCCCGCTCTGGCTCAAGCTTCGGGGGCTTGATGTcagaagaaatgtgttttttgcacACGAAGAAGAGGGAAAGCTTAACTATGCTAACATCAGCAgatgtttaatgtatttttaatgaTTTATGCACATATAAACTGTAGGTATACGTAAGGAAAGGTAAAGTAAATTCTTTATCATTAGCACTGAGTGAATAAGCCTAGTGATCAAGCCCGATTTGCTGTTTAAACGGTTGGTAATCCTCCCCAGCAGTCAGTTTCTAATGTGAAAATCAAGCAGCTGCACTCTGGTATGCCTAACAACTCCCCAGCACCACGTCATTGGACAGTCCAGGTGGCACCAAGTGAACTGTGCACTACAAAGACATGTCAGCCATCCCAGGAGTCTGGAAGGTTCTTTATACTGGGAAACAAGGTCAGggtgaaggttttttttttttttaaatatagacCACAGTGCCACAGAGCTCAGCCTGTGCCCAAAACTCTCCATCAGCAGATTTGATTTACAGGGAGCAGCAACTCTGGCACAATGGAAGGTTGGTGGGTTGTAGTGGTTCTCCACAAGGAGCTATAAATCAGTCATGGCCGCCCCCACTCGCAACACACTCGCTCTTCAACTCACTTGTGTGTGAAGCGACATACTGTTTGGATCTCAGTGAAATGAAATCCGAAAACACCTGCAGTTGCCACTTATCCCCAGAGAACAAAATGGAGATCTTTAAGATTGTAACTTTATCATATAGAACTGGATCAAGAGAAACTATAGCTGTGGTGCAGTGAAAAGTGCAACATTTTCTGCTGATATGTAAAGTATAAAGTTGAATAAAATTGACTGTTTTGAAGTACATAACCTCAGAATTGTTTTAAAGTACAGTCCTTAAGTAAATTCAACCACTATTATGAAACCTACCATTAGTGACAAACTTGCTCTTGACTCCAACAGCCACCTgtaaaaaaaaggaagtgaaaGAACAAGGAAGAAATAaaggaaagagggaaaaaaTTCAACCAAAAAATGGTAAACCACATATTTAGTACTTAGTTTAGCTATTGAAACGAATAGGGATCcttattaataaaaaataaagctttGTTTTATCTGTTGATATATCAAGAGAGGTGGGACTAAGAGTGGTGAATGTGATTAATAGCATACTTTATAAAACATGTGCTCACAAAGATGGATGTACAGTACAACATTCCCACACATATCAGATGTGTTACTTTATATACGGTTTGAAACTCTCACATGAAAAAATGAAGTGAAATCAATCAAAGAGTCTTTTGTTCAAGTACTTAAAAAATGCATCATACACAGCACTCAAACATAACCACATGCACTCCACTATAATATTCTCCTAAAGCTGTGCACAGTGCAGCCAACATGTCTTGTAATAACATATAGATCACATTCATGTATGGCAGTAATCCATGTTCCAAATAAACAACCACATCAGAGCCAAGGAATACTATTTATGTCCTTCAAGCCAGTGTGGGAACTAATGATAGCATACACATAATATAGTGTATATTACAGTGCGTGTGTGAGGCAGGGAAGGAATTGAAATACCGCAAATCCACACCAATGGCAGCAAACTCCCATATCACATcaaaatcagtaatttcattacaGTTCAGGCAACTCGAAGAGagaatttttatttaaaatacatcCTACTTTTAACTAGAGATAATGATTGTATACAGACTAATGAGTTAGGGACTGTATGAAAATGATTAGGGTGGGGTAGGGAGCTGACATTATGTCACACCCCCATCACCCTTAATAATTTTTGTACAGTCCCTTGCTGAAATATCATGTATACAGAttgtaatttaattaaatatgttCAACTTTTGAATTGACTGaactgagaagaaaaaaaacataaacattgtTGCCAGATtggactaaagaaaaaaatcaatccaATCAtcaaaaaagttgccaaatcTTTATctattatacatttattttagttaTACTGATAAATAATAGGAgtcatacatttaaataaataaaggtattttagATAATGTTACATTAAAGGTTTTACAAGTCTTTTATCACAGAATTATGATAGGATAATAATTGGAACAGTTTCAACTTAGTtgtaataaactaaaataacatCTAGTTTTGTCGGTCATTGAGCGTCAAGTTGAGCTGACTGAACTCAACGTTTTGTTGGCGTTTAATCACCCAAATGGTGCAAAAAATTAGCAGAAATGATCACAACCCTCAAAATGTTTTTACTTGCAAAATTAGAGAAACATTagagaaaaaatagaaaaatatttgCCCGAAGGGGCGAATACAGGCCAATCTGGCAACAAAGACCCAAATCATATGTGTGTTGAGACAGCATGAAAACAGTGTAAACAGCACAAAGATCAATCACTCTGTGTCGGTGGAACGTGCATTCAGTGTTGTCTCCACAAATCTGCAAATTACCTCTTTCACCCTTCTAATAGgtagactgaatgaatgaaacaaacaaacaggaccaTGTCACTATAAAgcctttaaaacattaacatcTCCCCTCCTTCAcagtacaggtgtgtgtgtgtgtgtgtgtgtgtgtgtgtgtgtgttaccttggCAGGCGCAGAGCTCTTCTTGGTTTCCCACATGCCGCGCTTGTTACTGATATCGCCTGGTTTCACATCCTGACAAAAATAAGACCAACCATGACTCTATTAGTCTGATGCAGTCGTGGAAGAAGTGCTCTGATGTTGTACTGAAGCACAATTACCAACACAACAGTGCATATATACTACTTAAAAAGTCCTACATTCAAAAATCTTACTTGAGTAAAAATTCAAGCATACCCCGCAAAATATAAAgtgtcaaaagtaaaagtactcattatgcagaatggcccatttcagaattatattcatacatgtgtatatatgtgtgtatatatatatatatatatatatatatatatatatatatatatatatatatatatatacacacacacacacacacacacacacacacacacacacacacacacacacacacacacatataaagatatataaataattgGATTgcaattattgatgcattaatgtgtgtaatgtgtcgCTGTTAAAGATGGGGTTAATTTTAGCTACTATACACTGCTGGGTACCAtaatctataataatacatctatttgttgattatttggattaataatctgaatctgcaaagtaattaAAGCTCTCAAAcaaatgcagtggagtaaaaagtatcaTTAGATGGAAATACTAAAgttaagtacctcaaaattataCTAGTGCAGTACTTAAGTATATGAACCTAATTACTTTCCACCACAGGCTGTAGGCAAATGTTTTGTACCTAGTATCCTTCTAACTATAAGCCGTAGTTATAGAGAAATGTATGCAAAAGTTACCTTTACCAGTTTGAAGAGTAGGCAAAGAACAGCAGGATAAGTTTGAGTGAGGAAAGCTGAGAAAAGGAGTGCAGTTGGAAGGAGGAAATAAAGGCAGGAGTGAATTAAACAACACAGTAAACATACCAAAGAGAATGCAGACATTAGACATTGGTCTGCTGTACAGCTTCATCCCATCAGAGGGAGGTGTTGCCGCGTTAGTAAAGGCAAGGTTACAACCATTCGTCTGATGGCCAAGACGTTTGACACTAAAGATATCTCGCTCATAAATTTCATGTCAGGACAATGTCACACGTCATCCAGCAATGCTACTGCATGTGGACATAGTGTAATGTCTCCAGAAGACCTATTCAGATTAGCAGCTGGTGTCCTACTTTAAGAAAGGGACACAGTGTCCATCAAGTACACAGTTACAAGtgtccacatttatttatatatgatAATACATAAACCAAATGAATCATTCAACATCTACTtacttgtttgttgttttgttggtgTGTAATTGGATAataatgtctctgtgtgtgacaaATGTGAAGGGACATGACCTTTATCCTTGTCTGAAGGAGACTTTAAATATGGAGTCACAGTGAGACtgaaatatattgtttttttggcttaaAGTGAGtccaacacaacaacaaaaaagtgagATGACTGTTGTAAAAATATTGTATGGTTTATTGGTTTTATGGACTGTAATATAATCTTTAAATAACCTACAGAGGCCAAAGTGATTGATGTATAGAGGGGTGTAGAAACAGCTGTGCATAGAGGCACGTTGGAATTTAGCCACTTGCCACATAAACTGCTGCTGCTCAGTGCTTTGGGGTTGGACTGTTCAACAACGAGAGTAATATTATTCTTCCATCCAATGATTTCCCACAGGTTTAGGCTTAGatacatatattaaaaacattccCATCATGTAAAGAATAATACACAAAGGACTGTTGGAGCTTTGGTTGCAGGTGTTGTGAAGTAAACTATCCATGTGGTGTCACTAGACTCCAGACAGCAACAGCTTCCAGCCTCAGAGTTTAGATATATGGCGGCTGCAGCCATTAAAAGACTGGCATGTTAATGTGCAAATGATCACATTAGCGTGTGCAGAATATCAAGGGATTACTCTATTGAAGTAACACTGGTGTCTAATTTACAATTCTGTATATGTGTGAGATCAAGACAAGGGTTTATCAGGCCTTACTGCTggctttgctgctgctgctgcaggggcTGCTGCAGGGGCTGCTGTCTTCTCCGCCTCTGGAGGCTTTGCCATCCAACTGTTGACACGTCCGGCTATACCTCCTTTGATACCAGCCAACTCCTGGTAAATGAGACATCTCAAATACTCAGATCACTGATCACTTTAgttccatctctccatcctcccctcttgttgctctctttctctcaccttGTTGACAGGAGCTGGACTTTCAGAGGAGCTGCCGACGTTTCCTTTCTCCCACATGCTCTTGATGCTGCGTGCGCCTCCTGTAGGAATATCTACCATCGGAGACTTTGGGGATTTAACATCTTTGTTTCCCTGTGGAGATAGAGGATGAATTTAACTACATGGGCAAAAAAAGCACTACATTGACTGAtgatcagtggtggaaagtgaCTTTTAATCAAGTACTGAGTACTTAGGTACAATTGTGATATATTTGTACTGGAGCTTTTGAATAAGTGTTTAGAGGCACAAAGAGGTGAAATTATTTAATgtctaaaaaagaaataaaagatttAGTACaaagtccaaaaaagtgatgttagtttttttcttctttccaaaGTCATTAATCATCTCACGGCCATCTCAGATTTATCTTACTAAACTATAGTTATAACTGACTCTActttgtggccgggttagctcagttggtagagcaggcgcacatatatagaggtttactcctcgacgcagtggctgCGGgctcgactccgacctgcggcactttgctgcatgtcattccccctctctctcccctttcatgtcttcatctgtcctaaaatgccccaaaaaataatcttaaaaaaactgaCTCTACTTTGACCAGCTACAAGAGCAAAAGGTTACTTCCACATTGATGCATCAACAGTCTGAAATGTTATATAGAAAACCATGTTTGCTTGTTTTGCAAAAATAAGTACTTCTACGTCTGtactttttttctgtacttgttgtatttgtactttatttaCTTAATTAAAGGGTTTGAGTATGTCTTCTTCCAGATGAGGATGGTGCAGATCGAGTCTCACCTGGATGGCAGAGGTGTACTGCTCCATTCGGTTGCCTATCTTGGAGACAATTGGAGTGTGAGACACTCTGGCTGCGGGGCTGTGTTGATGAACAACACATGGGACATTAGTGCGGCTCAACAGTGTAAGTGTcttgtttattcatttattttaattttactgtAAAATACCTTTTATGGCTCACCTTTTCTGGGCTGATTTGCTCAAGAATTCTGCCTTCGCCCCGATCTGTATGAAACAGCATAGTTTAAAGTTATAAACCAGTCTGCGGTTCACATGCACAAATAAATACTGACATGGTCAAGCTGTCCTGGCTTCCTTCCTGTCTCCAAGACGACCTCACTGACAGGCAGACCAGTCTGTCCCTGGTAAGGTTTCTCTGTACTTGGTGCCTGAGTGATTGAACTGGAGTGTTTGGCTGTCAGGGAGCCaggatacacacatacacacatctctctttctctctgtcacacacacacacacacacacacacacacacacacacacacacacacacacacacacacacacaattctcaACATTCCTCCAAAAATACTCTGGCATGGTCTTAGCTCAAAAACAGCCATATTTGACTACAGCGCAGATGCcaattcacattttttttattcttgtcAACTAACAAAATATAGATAATGTCAGATAAGTTGAaatagaaacagaaaaacaaacaaccacAGTAGACACAAAACATGTCTGGAGacaacaaatacaaacaaatctATCAACCTtaatggtatcaatcttctcatctaacgctCAGTGAGAAGTGAAACAAGTGCAGTTCCCAGAACGTCACAGGGTTGAGGAGTATGCTTCTTGTTTGAAAAACATTTCCCTGTTACATTAGGGTAGcttagctgttttgtttttttgtttgggatcattttaactTGGACTAATAATACTAACACTATCTGCATGGCTAGCTACCTCTACAGGTAAGTAAGACCATGTTTTAAGATAGCCATCTCTGTGATTCCTGCCTTCACCCCAATACACTGGAGGTAAATAGAATGTTGTTTGTGATGCTCACAGCattgaaaaattacatttagGAAATTCAGCAAGGGCATCTCTTTTCAAAAAGAGATGCCCTTGCATCTCACTACTACTCTGTATAATCCACAGATccaacatacatatatatatatatatatatatatatatatatatatatatatatatatatatatatatatatatatatatatatacacacacatatatatatatatatatacatatatatatatatatatatatatatatatatatatatatatatatatatatatatatatatatatatatatatatatatatatatatatatatacacacacacacacacatatatatatattgtttgtatatttgtatatagtTTGTACATATATTATTTAGTTATCGAAAATATAGTGAAGTGACGTTATTGTGCTGGACTCTCTGGAACAACTGCAAGATGTCTGAATCTCTGCTCTAAAATTCACCTTTGAGGAGCCTTTGGGACTGATAGCAAAGACAGGCTTTGGAGACTCTTCctccttctgtttcttcttctctgcaGCCTCAGCCCTCCTCTTCTCTATCTCCTCCTTCATCCTCTTCCTTTCCTCCTGTTATGAAAACCACAATTTGCTGTCCACTTttgtcacaacaaaacaaagtctTTCTATCATTCCGTCTGATCCTTGATAAAAAGCCACATGGCCAAATCAAACCATAGTAAAATAATGCTTAACACCTATATCACAATGTGGAATATTTCACTGACATAGTTAACCCCTGAATGTAAAATGATTTACCTGTTCTTTGGCTTTCTTGTCCTCCAGCTCCTGTTTCTtctgcttctcctcctcctccatgaccttcttcctctcctctctcttcctcttcagcTCCTCCAGCTCGGCCTCTGCGTCCTGCTGCTTCTGCTTCATCTTCTCAAAATCCTCGCTTTCTGCATCGTTCCGCCGACGCTTCAGCTCCTGCAGTTTACGCTCGGCCTCCTGTCGCTCCACGTCGTCTGCCTTGGAGGAAGGAACATTGtccctgcacacaaacacacacaattgaTTTAATGatcaaaacacacatatacaaactaaCGCAATCCTCAGAATATACTAATGAGTTAAAATGATAACTTTACCTTGATGTCTTCTCTGTTTTCTTGAGTTTATTCTCAAAGAGCCCTACATTCTGTTTGGCTGGTTCATTCTAGCAAAAGGGGCAAAAGTTAAACTACCAAATACTATTTCTACTcaaatttttgaaaatattatatatatatatatatatatatatatatatatatatatatatatatatatatatatatatatacactgtatagagagagaaatagagaaatagagagagagagagagagagagagagagagagagagagagagagagagagagagagaaaaaacatacTTTACCTTTTCCTTAAAGCCAAATCTCTTTGGCTTCTCCTCCTTTACACGAAAGacaaaaatggaagaaaattattttaaaagaaaatagcaGGCTTAGTCAAAACACATAATGTAGAAAACCCCACAAAAAATCCATCAAACACTAGGGCAATCACAGGCCGGGCAGTGAATGCAACGCAGATGTAAACTGaagacacacacatcacactgtGTCATCCTCAATAACACCACCTCTTTCATCCATGTGGCAAACAAAATGCTGTGCCTGCTCAGTGATCTGTGACCACACCGCAAAACCATCATACAGTAAATATCTGAAAAGCGAACACAGCCTGGATAAATCAGATGTGGTCTCCCAGAGTCACTTAATCTGAATTCTaatttgtgttttctgtattctgtagttactttacaaatgggGACATTGCAGGACATTAATACTTCTCTTTGACTTTTCCAAGTTTTTAAAGTGGCAGTTACAGTATAAAAGAAATCTCATCAATacctcttttttcttcttctcttccatctctctctttttgcgcttgtcctcttcctcttttttcttcttctcttcagcCTCCTTTTTCCgtttttcctcctcttctttcttcttcttctcttccagctctttcttcttctgcttttcttcctcctcctttttctcctgcTCTTTTCGGcgtttttcttcctcttctttcttcttctttagctCCATCTCCTTTTTTCGtttgtcctcctcctctttcttctgtctctcttccatctcctttttctgtttatcttcctcttgttttttcattttttcctcattctcctttttctgtttttcttcttcctcttttctcaGCCTCTCTTCCAtttccttttgttgtttttcctcctctgccctcttcttcctttcctcctcctcctttagctgcctttcttcttcctctttcttgaGCTTTTCCTCCATTTCCCTTTTTTGCCTTTCTTCCTCTTCTATCCTCAGCTTTCTTTCCatttctttctgctgccttgcctcttcctctttccttttcttttcttcttcctccttgTCAGCATCAGGAAGAGCTTCCTCTTCAGGATCTTTCTTTCCTAAATCAGACTGCTCAACCTCTTCTTTAGCTGCAGCCTTCTCCTCAATCTCCTCCTATTGAATACAGTTTTGTGTCAATTCATGCATGCATATCAATAAACTTAAGTTACCAGAAAGCTAAGATAAGAGACCATACCTCATTTCTTGTGCTCAAGGTTCTTGATTCCTCAACAGATTCCTGTCAAGAGATGAAAATACTGAGCTAGAATAATTTCACTCCAAACACTCTAAAATCTTCAGACATATTTAATTTTACcttgtcctcttcctcttttctccaGGAGCTGGTACCATTGTCCGCCACCTCCTCTTCAGCTggtttctcctcctcttcctctgtatGTCGCTGTCTGCCGCTGCTGTTGGATGACTGCTCTTCCAGTGTGCTGTCTGTACCGTTGGTTATGCTGACGGTGGGGTCAAactccttctgtctctccatTGCTTCCATCATTCTCCTCTGCCGGCGCTCCTCCCTCTTGGCCAGGCGCTCCAGCAGAGCCTGGTCGTCATCTGCACCTTCAGCACCGGTCGTAGTGGAGGACTCAGTCCCACTGTGAGCACATGGAATTCACTTGTTCATGAGAGTAGTGGAACGTGAAAGACAAGTCTAATCTAATTTGAATCTCCAAATccccattaaaaaaaataaaataatttaaagattatttttatggttatttttaggcctttatttgcaTAGGACAGTTCAGActtgaaaggg
Coding sequences within it:
- the LOC116038573 gene encoding caldesmon-like; translated protein: MDDDFDRRMELRRQRREQMRLDADKMGYTNDDEDEEAREQRRRAREERKKMRDSDEPGTTDVIDTNSGTESSTTTGAEGADDDQALLERLAKREERRQRRMMEAMERQKEFDPTVSITNGTDSTLEEQSSNSSGRQRHTEEEEEKPAEEEVADNGTSSWRKEEEDKESVEESRTLSTRNEEEIEEKAAAKEEVEQSDLGKKDPEEEALPDADKEEEEKKRKEEEARQQKEMERKLRIEEEERQKREMEEKLKKEEEERQLKEEEERKKRAEEEKQQKEMEERKEEEEKRKKEAEEKKKKEEEDKRKKREMEEKKKKEEEEKPKRFGFKEKNEPAKQNVGLFENKLKKTEKTSRDNVPSSKADDVERQEAERKLQELKRRRNDAESEDFEKMKQKQQDAEAELEELKRKREERKKVMEEEEKQKKQELEDKKAKEQEERKRMKEEIEKRRAEAAEKKKQKEEESPKPVFAISPKGSSKIGAKAEFLSKSAQKSPAARVSHTPIVSKIGNRMEQYTSAIQGNKDVKSPKSPMVDIPTGGARSIKSMWEKGNVGSSSESPAPVNKELAGIKGGIAGRVNSWMAKPPEAEKTAAPAAAPAAAAAKPADVKPGDISNKRGMWETKKSSAPAKVAVGVKSKFVTNAGVRP